One genomic region from Candidatus Nitrospira nitrificans encodes:
- a CDS encoding Dyp-type peroxidase, with protein MIDKALPVILRKPSPLLTGPFQSGITDPQWPVSPPEAEGIDQQRYAVERAGRINPQAFLTVVATDVSANSREALVEVFRRLNRFAQHEMRKPPSVSNLPVLQQVPTTYRVTVTIALGSKLFETAEGHDRYGLNGLRPRWLKPMPRVIGDSYDPINEMADLLVLVASDHPYVNTAIARSIAHGFVDKRLQVRRIEQGFSRPDKKEFLKFDDGIDNISNANGGELDRLVYVRTEDGEPDWCVNGSYLVWRKIRENLPIWETMSEKEQETAIGRSKSSGKPLSRKSTGPGGMTPLYPDPKDARDGSLASHIRKVQPRRSGLDLLGISDLDRRFLRRGYPFFHGLDETGKIQCGLLFLAFMRDLRKQFEWPVQMWQTNPDFPVPNTGPDTLYGKGILSNVTGGYYFCPPASPQGEDFVGSGLFVG; from the coding sequence ATGATCGACAAGGCTTTACCCGTAATTCTTCGAAAACCTTCTCCATTATTGACCGGGCCTTTCCAATCGGGAATTACGGATCCACAATGGCCAGTTTCGCCACCAGAGGCAGAGGGTATCGATCAACAGAGATATGCAGTAGAACGTGCAGGACGCATCAACCCACAAGCCTTTCTTACCGTTGTCGCCACAGATGTATCCGCAAATAGTCGGGAAGCTCTTGTGGAGGTATTTAGACGGCTGAATAGGTTTGCACAGCACGAGATGAGAAAGCCACCTTCGGTTTCAAACCTGCCTGTTCTCCAACAGGTGCCTACCACCTATAGGGTAACGGTCACAATAGCGCTAGGATCCAAACTGTTCGAAACGGCAGAAGGTCACGATAGATACGGCTTGAACGGGCTTCGTCCCCGCTGGTTAAAACCCATGCCCCGAGTTATTGGAGATAGCTACGATCCAATAAATGAGATGGCTGACTTGTTAGTCTTGGTCGCTAGTGATCATCCATATGTAAATACGGCTATAGCTCGTTCAATTGCGCACGGTTTTGTCGACAAGCGTCTACAGGTACGTCGCATTGAACAAGGATTTTCGCGCCCGGATAAAAAAGAGTTTCTTAAATTTGACGATGGGATTGACAACATATCTAATGCGAATGGTGGCGAACTCGACAGATTGGTTTATGTCCGCACAGAAGATGGGGAACCGGATTGGTGTGTGAACGGCTCTTACCTTGTCTGGCGTAAGATTCGCGAAAACCTCCCAATCTGGGAAACAATGAGCGAGAAGGAGCAGGAAACAGCGATTGGTCGTAGCAAAAGCAGTGGGAAACCATTGTCACGCAAGAGTACTGGACCAGGGGGCATGACCCCGCTCTACCCGGATCCGAAAGATGCAAGGGACGGCTCACTCGCATCACACATACGCAAGGTTCAACCCCGGCGTTCCGGCCTTGATCTTCTTGGCATATCCGATCTTGATCGAAGATTCTTGCGTCGTGGCTACCCCTTTTTCCACGGACTGGATGAAACAGGCAAGATTCAATGCGGCCTCCTCTTTCTCGCTTTCATGAGGGATCTGCGGAAACAGTTTGAGTGGCCTGTGCAGATGTGGCAAACAAACCCAGACTTTCCGGTTCCCAATACGGGCCCTGACACCCTATATGGTAAGGGCATTCTCTCAAATGTCACTGGGGGTTACTACTTCTGCCCTCCTGCCTCACCTCAGGGTGAGGATTTTGTTGGTTCCGGATTATTTGTGGGATAA
- a CDS encoding pyruvate formate lyase family protein: MIHNDVEYWRYLQSLSPGHPDLPSPRICRLLERVFERWKHKPLWLREEQVGHLFRGRRDISKAQRVALERLPVSIQKARAVRRMLEIVTDPVVAATNGTCQIEPDELIAGTLPPFSVGQGKEFIGYLTKDEELRGMLGYLSERSPMGHIVPDHSRVVQRGIRAIIDDCRRRHSKARADTRNFYTSVIESMEAVIYYSNRCADRVEDAIRTLPDDDARRTNLTQVALRLRRVPEHKAETFVESLQSIYIVHCALHWTVEIVPLGRLDQILYPYYQRDLKAGRLTRESAQELVDAFWIKLDERALLNYRHAENRFTPTDGVLTGFVGASNYDQGGLLNQWMQQITIGGVLPNDELKPSDACNVVTELCLESARRLPLNSPTLDLRVHAKTPRAILKMAAKAILSGGASPVLLNDDRIVPALSKHSGFPVPLRTARNYACDGCYETMFAGETEFSFGFVPALACLEYTLNQGANLSGSGTLNLRGEKWSWRTTPASSITSWNDLWQILREHILLGCHRYIHSVLSSYGNKEGIAPSPLLSGLIAGCIERGRDLVAGGANYRIFSPLMTGISTATDSLYAIQRLVFEEQSVALNELVTCLSTDWGKSLIGEEDKRHPAFGQHVSPHRIAHIRQQCSALSKFGFGSQDVDKIAWALLETFCDCVWEAWGHPLHQERLQQLRRRYGKSFNILLTPGVGTFEQYVLAGLFAGASADGRHAREALASDLSPAPVHTDREAEFDSNPIHARVGSLKSSFLSYAHSVMNRLGDGAPVDYNISENFPVSALTEAIERFAKGRGGSIATFTVGDPKTFAAAQKNPEDFNLLRVRMGGWTEFFVALFPAHQSQHRRRPLFTT, translated from the coding sequence ATGATTCACAATGATGTTGAATACTGGCGTTACTTACAATCGCTTTCCCCTGGGCATCCTGATTTGCCGTCACCTCGTATCTGCCGCTTACTTGAACGAGTTTTTGAGAGGTGGAAACATAAGCCTCTTTGGCTCCGTGAGGAGCAGGTAGGGCATCTATTTCGTGGTAGACGCGATATCTCCAAGGCACAACGGGTAGCACTGGAGCGCCTACCCGTTTCTATTCAAAAGGCGCGAGCTGTGCGAAGGATGCTGGAGATCGTTACAGATCCGGTTGTCGCTGCCACCAATGGAACATGTCAGATCGAGCCAGACGAGTTGATCGCAGGCACGCTGCCGCCTTTTTCAGTTGGGCAAGGAAAAGAATTCATCGGTTATCTCACGAAGGATGAAGAGTTAAGAGGAATGTTGGGCTACCTCAGCGAGCGTTCTCCCATGGGTCATATAGTTCCTGACCATAGCCGTGTAGTGCAGCGAGGTATTCGCGCGATTATTGATGACTGTCGAAGACGGCATAGCAAAGCAAGAGCAGATACCCGAAACTTCTATACCTCAGTTATCGAATCCATGGAAGCAGTCATCTATTACTCCAACCGGTGTGCAGATCGAGTGGAAGATGCCATAAGAACGTTACCTGACGATGATGCTCGAAGAACCAACTTGACACAAGTTGCGCTTCGCCTCCGCAGAGTACCCGAACACAAGGCTGAGACTTTTGTAGAGTCTTTGCAGTCCATCTATATCGTTCACTGTGCACTCCACTGGACAGTCGAAATCGTTCCACTGGGACGTTTGGATCAAATTCTTTACCCTTATTATCAACGAGATCTGAAGGCAGGGCGATTGACCAGAGAGTCAGCACAAGAACTTGTTGATGCCTTTTGGATAAAGCTCGATGAACGGGCACTACTGAATTATCGGCATGCAGAAAATAGATTTACCCCAACAGACGGAGTGCTCACCGGATTTGTTGGAGCATCGAACTATGATCAGGGTGGCCTACTAAACCAGTGGATGCAGCAAATCACCATCGGAGGCGTGCTACCAAACGACGAACTCAAACCGTCTGATGCGTGCAATGTGGTCACTGAACTCTGCCTTGAGTCGGCCCGTCGACTTCCACTGAATAGTCCTACGCTAGACTTACGAGTTCATGCCAAAACACCTCGAGCCATCCTGAAGATGGCTGCAAAAGCGATACTGAGCGGGGGAGCAAGTCCTGTCTTACTTAATGATGATCGTATTGTTCCCGCCCTTAGCAAACATTCTGGGTTTCCTGTTCCACTTAGGACTGCCCGGAACTATGCATGTGATGGTTGTTATGAAACGATGTTTGCTGGTGAAACAGAGTTTAGTTTTGGTTTCGTGCCGGCGCTCGCTTGTCTTGAATATACATTGAATCAAGGTGCCAACCTGAGTGGATCGGGGACGCTCAACCTTCGCGGCGAGAAGTGGTCATGGAGGACGACTCCAGCCTCAAGCATTACTTCGTGGAATGATCTATGGCAAATACTTAGAGAGCATATCCTGCTGGGCTGCCATCGCTATATCCATAGCGTACTTTCGTCATACGGCAATAAGGAAGGTATCGCACCATCACCACTCCTTTCCGGCCTAATTGCGGGGTGTATAGAAAGAGGACGAGATTTGGTGGCCGGTGGAGCCAACTATAGGATTTTTTCGCCTTTGATGACAGGGATTAGCACTGCTACTGATTCGCTCTATGCAATACAACGGCTAGTATTTGAGGAGCAATCGGTTGCTTTAAATGAGTTAGTTACATGCCTATCCACTGATTGGGGAAAATCGCTCATTGGTGAGGAGGACAAGAGACATCCAGCTTTTGGGCAGCATGTAAGTCCGCACCGCATTGCGCACATACGTCAGCAATGTTCAGCACTCTCTAAATTTGGGTTTGGCTCACAAGATGTGGACAAAATAGCCTGGGCATTGCTGGAGACATTTTGTGATTGTGTCTGGGAGGCTTGGGGCCACCCCCTGCATCAAGAGCGACTGCAGCAATTGCGCAGAAGATATGGCAAGAGTTTCAACATTCTTTTAACTCCAGGTGTTGGCACGTTCGAGCAATATGTCCTCGCTGGTTTGTTCGCCGGAGCATCAGCGGATGGTCGTCACGCCCGAGAAGCACTAGCTTCAGATCTCTCGCCAGCGCCTGTTCACACTGATAGAGAGGCTGAATTTGACTCCAACCCGATTCATGCTCGGGTAGGATCGTTAAAGAGCAGTTTTCTCAGCTATGCTCATTCAGTAATGAACAGACTCGGCGACGGTGCTCCCGTCGACTACAATATTTCAGAAAACTTTCCCGTTAGTGCTCTTACAGAAGCTATTGAGCGTTTCGCAAAAGGACGTGGAGGCTCTATAGCAACTTTTACCGTTGGTGATCCCAAGACATTCGCAGCTGCACAGAAGAATCCAGAAGACTTCAATCTTCTCCGGGTTCGGATGGGAGGCTGGACAGAATTCTTTGTGGCTCTCTTCCCAGCACACCAATCCCAGCATCGCCGACGCCCATTATTCACAACCTAG
- a CDS encoding DNA-directed RNA polymerase subunit alpha C-terminal domain-containing protein gives MRKDRLATLTMDIVVNHPTKRTALDAAYGQLSPWAQTEWDCASDGVSITERAARLGHSIREQRRCDESLIEHIFAALNGRTFVVLDATYCFMTQRMLDRRTGRRIPPDAVRRFASQPIASLLLNTRAQQDLKRRGVNTIGDLLPHAYEWLSPKRLAPGKPVMNVRLSVRRCLRILGVEIVFPEIRQRAIYCPCCAHTERDVMKIVALAGV, from the coding sequence ATGCGGAAAGATCGATTGGCGACGCTCACGATGGATATTGTGGTCAACCATCCGACCAAGCGCACCGCCCTCGACGCGGCCTATGGTCAGCTCAGTCCCTGGGCCCAGACCGAGTGGGATTGCGCAAGTGATGGCGTATCAATCACCGAACGAGCAGCGCGCCTTGGTCACTCGATCCGGGAACAGCGTCGCTGCGACGAGAGTCTGATCGAACACATCTTTGCTGCTCTTAATGGACGAACCTTCGTGGTCCTTGATGCCACCTATTGCTTCATGACACAACGGATGTTGGACCGAAGGACGGGGCGGCGCATCCCTCCTGACGCGGTGCGGCGCTTTGCGTCACAACCCATCGCGAGTCTTCTCCTCAACACCCGCGCGCAGCAGGATCTGAAACGGCGGGGTGTTAACACGATCGGCGATCTCTTACCCCATGCTTATGAATGGTTATCGCCGAAGCGTTTGGCACCGGGTAAACCGGTGATGAACGTCCGGCTTTCGGTCCGACGTTGTTTACGGATTCTCGGCGTGGAGATTGTCTTCCCCGAGATCAGACAGCGAGCGATCTATTGCCCCTGCTGTGCGCACACCGAGAGGGATGTCATGAAGATCGTCGCGTTGGCGGGGGTGTAA
- a CDS encoding TrbM/KikA/MpfK family conjugal transfer protein, which yields MNWWKRHNWIAVFVGVSLLAIAHDASAQTPTKPSFLEGDTRLACECLLCLAAGPQAPKECQAALTKYYMIQAGSPFKTMVMRRNFLQLCPKQ from the coding sequence ATGAATTGGTGGAAAAGACACAACTGGATCGCGGTTTTTGTGGGAGTGAGCCTCCTCGCCATAGCCCATGATGCATCGGCGCAAACGCCGACCAAACCGTCCTTCTTGGAAGGCGACACCAGGCTGGCCTGTGAATGTCTGCTATGCTTAGCAGCGGGCCCACAGGCGCCAAAAGAATGCCAAGCCGCGCTGACAAAGTACTACATGATTCAGGCAGGGAGCCCCTTCAAAACCATGGTCATGCGAAGAAACTTCCTCCAGCTCTGCCCCAAGCAATAG
- a CDS encoding VOC family protein, with translation MMEKDGSVSNYLFDIDDNLLFLPTRLYLWNAETQIEQSITSGEFATIQRALGLPGKWQAWSIRDATFRDFRDCDGVAIDEQPFIRDLRVMVEGAHSWQGPSWPLLVHAASETRPIALVTARGHAPETIEYGMRLLVEKGLLPKLPPILGIYTVTHPTVRETLGVKDPAMTVPSVKKLAIRDAVNRSLQKYGKQPPHRFGMSDDDPSNIALAISAMRACKIDHPDKRFFVINSNHQDFSKLEIFPMDYPVTKIESGEPLLRDNPQIGQSSNIPNLKSTSERLISGGHASIQVRDITRSIAFYTSTFGLSLKSRSADDWAEIDAEEGFVIRLQRARLPALTSAGVLSTPCLELTVTKPIGEVSDILSSRGLEFLSTTTGAESSCKTLFKDPDGNLISLTFPLTVDAP, from the coding sequence ATGATGGAGAAAGATGGAAGTGTTAGTAACTATCTGTTTGACATCGACGACAATCTATTGTTTCTCCCAACTCGCCTCTATCTGTGGAATGCCGAGACTCAGATTGAACAATCGATTACTTCTGGTGAATTTGCCACTATTCAGCGCGCGCTAGGGCTTCCAGGTAAATGGCAAGCCTGGTCCATCCGAGATGCTACATTTCGGGATTTTCGTGATTGTGACGGCGTTGCCATTGACGAGCAACCCTTTATTCGAGATCTCCGTGTCATGGTTGAAGGTGCACACTCGTGGCAGGGCCCATCCTGGCCCCTACTGGTACACGCTGCTAGTGAAACACGCCCGATTGCCCTGGTCACAGCCAGAGGTCATGCACCAGAGACAATTGAGTATGGTATGCGGTTGCTCGTTGAAAAAGGTCTACTTCCTAAATTGCCACCTATATTGGGTATCTATACGGTTACGCACCCCACTGTACGTGAAACGCTTGGAGTCAAGGACCCTGCTATGACCGTACCATCAGTCAAGAAGCTAGCCATCCGTGACGCGGTCAACCGTAGTCTTCAAAAGTATGGGAAGCAACCTCCCCATCGGTTCGGCATGTCCGATGACGACCCAAGCAATATTGCGCTAGCGATTTCGGCGATGCGCGCATGCAAGATTGATCATCCCGATAAACGCTTTTTCGTGATTAATTCCAACCACCAGGATTTTTCTAAACTCGAAATTTTTCCAATGGATTACCCCGTCACAAAGATAGAATCGGGTGAGCCATTACTACGAGACAATCCACAAATTGGGCAATCCAGCAATATTCCCAATCTGAAGTCCACATCTGAAAGACTGATTTCGGGAGGACATGCCTCGATTCAAGTAAGAGACATAACTCGATCGATTGCCTTCTACACTTCGACTTTTGGCTTATCCCTGAAGTCCAGGAGCGCAGATGATTGGGCGGAGATAGACGCTGAAGAAGGATTTGTTATCAGATTGCAGCGAGCAAGGCTTCCCGCTCTGACATCGGCCGGGGTACTGAGTACTCCTTGCTTGGAGCTGACCGTCACGAAACCTATTGGAGAGGTATCGGACATTCTGTCTTCGCGTGGGCTAGAATTTCTTTCGACAACGACAGGAGCCGAATCGAGTTGCAAAACGCTGTTCAAAGACCCGGATGGCAATTTGATATCCCTCACGTTTCCACTGACAGTAGATGCACCTTAG